One window of the Podospora pseudocomata strain CBS 415.72m chromosome 7, whole genome shotgun sequence genome contains the following:
- a CDS encoding hypothetical protein (EggNog:ENOG503NZES; COG:S) encodes MTTSIYRPRQEEKAFDDSGGSAIKVLHPKNEPTARVQADVVLVPGLGGHFIKTWQAKDDLKTVWPSDLLPDYVTEIRVLSFQYNTSLNGTMSMLGITEHANDLLNWLYNNREDDEPATLRPIIFVGHSLGGMIIKRALYVARFVQQRYRGIWEASRGVMFFATPHHGLDRNTWRDFARFVLQHDAPVKGAMPTRTMVRQLEQNCDNLRDITEDFKPLYDSLAFVTFVEEEPMPGLKHVLVNGLYGKMHHGHERHDMLAGNHLTICQFTREETGAFRLVWDGVEFLKKDKPNALDMAGYFAKRALYSLSSDKFHAYFLGRPHTPGTGDWIKERPEFQYWCRGEAGNGKLWIHGPAGSGKSFLTKHIITHILQPNDIVRSDSTVPHERQEVIHCFLSNMYASRNNIDALLQSTLHQALRLQPQIIKEFLLPTFEDAQSRERSKGSVWTAERLVKLWPIAMARVIMGYQHTMTLVVDGLDEIPSDDQTAFLQCIKKLDQGLGQSKQLRLLVVSQHNSTIQKHIQSLGINECPIQQGDNEVDIMRSISGLLTRLLEKVAPGDEDFRTRVLGDIKGNRVDDSYLRSILRSEELKRTCVKDKDDILKALKEIPDDTQHLCDRHSDRLLNCYDPDTSRFIKNVLTWAAFQEDALNITELNTALAVAKAMRKFPGAVITEKQLADCLDENLKAKVDFYCGPLVNFADGRLSSLHRTTKSHIATKLETIENNPEEPTPQGLLASSCTMYLSMQEAERPAGESSETSWESRIRKTLRDRPFMRYASLYWHKHYHQAGEDVDADTQRQKELLTQEGDSRAKSWTEVWWFMRRGSEQAFPEEDLRLADKIVNSPPDNPGGGDTQVSGSLPLRHQTTRRQADTSGCTLPPHERSRHVKRASWKEDKIRLQSSQPMIIIEREIIEVEREVLKEVPVEKQVVREVVKEVKVDVVREVKVDVVREVPRDVVKVVTKPEVQQIDRIQYIEKKNRKQRGYFGNLKKAVSSVGTSHHSSDDFVWPKLTRISQARQSGARILTLTEIRLLLMTYIPTDIRNATDMS; translated from the exons ATGACGACTTCCATTTACAGAccaagacaagaagagaaagctTTTGATGACAGCGGTGGCTCTGCTATTAAAGTCCTTCATCCAAAGAACGAGCCCACAGCTAGGGTACAGGCCGA TGTTGTCCTTGTGCCCGGACTTGGGGGACACTTCATCAAGACCTGGCAGGCGAAAGACGACTTGAAAACCGTCTGGCCATCAGATCTCTTGCCTGACTACGTTACGGAGATCAGAGTTCTTTCGTTCCAGTACAACACCTCGCTCAATGGCACCATGAGCATGCTTGGTATAACAGAGCATGCAAATGACTTGCTGAATTGGTTGTATAACAatcgagaagatgatgaaccCGCTACCTTGCGGCCAATAATATTTGTCGGCCATAGCCTGGGAGGGATGATCATCAAGAGGGCATTGTACGTGGCTCGCTTTGTCCAGCAAAGATATagggggatttgggaggCTTCCCGCGGCGTT ATGTTCTTTGCAACTCCTCACCATGGGCTGGATAGGAACACTTGGAGGGACTTTGCTCGATTTGTGCTTCAACACGACGCTCCAGTAAAGGGAGCAATGCCCACCCGCACCATGGTCCGACAACTTGAGCAAAACTGTGATAATCTCCGAGACATCACAGAAGATTTCAAGCCCTTGTATGACAGCCTAGCATTTGTTACatttgttgaagaagaaccAATGCCGGGTCTGAAACATGTT CTTGTGAATGGTCTTTATGGGAAAATGCATCATGGTCATGAGAGGCACGACATGCTCGCAGGTAACCATCTCACAATCTGCCAATTTACCAGAGAGGAAACTGGTGCGTTTCGGCTCGTTTGGGACGGAGTCGAGTTTCTCAAGAAAGACAAACCAAATGCACTGG ACATGGCTGGTTACTTCGCCAAGAGAGCCCTGTATTCACTCTCTTCTGACAAATTCCACGCCTACTTTCTCGGGAGACCGCACACTCCTGGAACTGGCGACTGGATAAAAGAGCGTCCCGAGTTTCAATATTGGTGCAGAGGGGAGGCTGGGAATGGCAAGCTGTGGATACATGGCCCGGCAGGCAGCGGTAAAAGCTTCTTGACCAAGCACATCATTACACACATCCTACAACCTAACGACATTGTCCGATCTGACAGCACGGTTCCACACGAAAGGCAGGAGGTCATTCATTGTTTTCTCAGCAACATGTATGCATCAAGAAACAACATCGATGCTCttctacaatctactttgCACCAGGCCTTGCGACTTCAGCCTCAAATCATCAAGGAGTTCCTCCTGCCCACCTTTGAGGATGCTCAATCACGAGAAAGATCAAAAGGATCGGTGTGGACGGCAGAAAGGCTAGTGAAGCTGTGGCCCATAGCAATGGCAAGAGTGATCATGGGATATCAACACACCATGACGCTTGTCGTTGACGGGCTAGATGAAATCCCTTCTGATGACCAAACGGCCTTTTTACAATGTATCAAAAAGCTAGACCAAGGCCTCGGTCAGTCCAAGCAGTTGAGATTGTTGGTGGTCTCCCAACACAACTCAACGATCCAGAAGCACATTCAAAGCCTGGGAATCAACGAATGCCCCATTCAACAAGGAGACAATGAGGTGGACATTATGAGAAGCATCAGCGGCCTTTTGACACGTCTGTTGGAGAAGGTAGCACCTGGTGACGAAGATTTCAGAACGAGGGTGCTGGGTGACATCAAGGGCAACAGGGTCGATGACTCGTATCTGCGGTCAATTCTAAGAAGCGAAGAGCTGAAACGCACATGCGTGAAGGACAAAGACGACATTCTAAAGGCTCTGAAAGAGATTCCAGATGATACACAGCATCTCTGTGATCGCCACTCAGACCGCCTGCTAAACTGTTACGATCCAGACACATCCCGGTTCATCAAAAATGTCCTCACCTGGGCCGCCTTTCAGGAAGATGCGCTCAACATCACGGAACTTAACACCGCTTTGGCAGTGGCCAAAGCCATGCGCAAGTTCCCAGGAGCCGTCATCACAGAGAAACAGCTAGCCGATTGCCTCGACGAGAACCTCAAGGCCAAAGTCGATTTCTATTGCGGACCGCTTGTCAACTTCGCTGATGGACGCCTTTCGTCTCTTCACCGAACCACCAAGAGCCATATTGCAACCAAGCTCGAAACTATTGAGAACAACCCAGAGGAGCCCACCCCTCAAGGCCTACTCGCAAGCAGTTGCACAATGTACCTCAGCATGCAAGAGGCAGAACGACCGGCTGGAGAAAGCTCCGAAACCAGTTGGGAGTCTCGAATCCGGAAGACATTGAGGGACCGCCCGTTCATGCGTTATGCTTCGCTATACTGGCACAAACACTATCATCAAGCAGGGGAAGACGTTGACGCAGATACCCAGAGACAGAAAGAATTGCTGACGCAAGAAGGGGATAGTCGTGCCAAGTCTTGGACCGAAGTGTGGTGGTTCATGAGAAGGGGGTCGGAGCAAGCCTTCCCCGAGGAGGACCTTCGTCTGGCGGACAAGATTGTCAATAGCCCGCCTGACAACCCAGGAGGCGGTGACACTCAGGTTTCTGGATCATTGCCTCTACGACACCAGACAACCCGACGCCAAGCCGATACATCGGGTTGCACCCTTCCTCCGCACGAGAGATCCAGACACGTCAAGAGGGCCAGCTGGAAGGAAGATAAGATACGATTGCAATCCTCGCAACCGATGATCATCATTGAGAGGGAGATTATtgaggtggagagagaggtcCTAAAGGAGGTTCCAGTCGAGAAACAAGTTGTCAGAGAGGTCGTGAAAGAAGTCAAAGTAGACGTTGTAAGAGAGGTCAAAGTGGACGTCGTGAGAGAAGTTCCGAGGGACGTTGTCAAAGTAGTGACCAAACCAGAGGTGCAGCAGATCGACAGGATACAATAcatcgagaagaagaacaggaaGCAAAGGGGCTATTTCGGGAATCTCAAGAAAGCAGTCAGTAGTGTTGGTACGTCGCACCACAGTTCGGATGATTTCGTCTGGCCTAAGCTAACGAGAATATCACAGGCAAGGCAGTCCGGGGCAAGGATTTTGACTCTGACTGAGATTCGGCTACTGTTGATGACTTATATACCTACTGATATCCGCAACGCGACAGACATGAGTTAG
- a CDS encoding hypothetical protein (EggNog:ENOG503P2HW; COG:F), with protein sequence MVHPKHFHMELDEHALLEEFDERVKEGVVIYEGDHQVIRETYNGFPFEFRILKGHASKPEVSSSGSTPSASSATISSNGWTAHRPKTPEYLPGSDISLTGFEVRNSNADVGLGHYMIFNKFCAARPHYLLLTQNGHRRQHESLTFDDFGTLWGVLSVLNKDWEAKKPGARRYMGMFNCGINSGCSRLHKHMQVLAVPDEAEFELWPDSASKYEEPKCIPFKYYKHDIDGRLDELSKEKEAWERYFEFTAAAQEALMKAGYIPNAPDGVDATEIVPHNIILTREWLLVIPRTQAGMNGADANAAGYLGMVWVSDEGRMRKWTDQGPVELLTRLGLPNDI encoded by the exons ATGGTGCATCCCAAACACTTTCATATGGAGCTCGACGAGCACGCGCTACTGGAGGAATTCGATGAACGAGTAAAAGAAGGCGTCGTCATATACGAAGGTGACCATCAAGTCATCAGAGAAACGTACAACGGCTTTCCA TTCGAGTTCCGAATCCTCAAAGGCCACGCTTCCAAACCCGAAGTCTCCAGTTCTGGCAGTACCCCCTCGGCTTCCTCAGCCACTATCTCGAGCAATGGGTGGACAGCCCACCGGCCAAAAACCCCCGAATACTTGCCTGGAAGCGACATCAGTCTCACTGGTTTTGAGGTCCGCAACTCCAATGCCGATGTCGGTCTCGGGCACTACATGATCTTCAACAAGTTTTGCGCCGCCCGGCCTCATTACTTGCTCCTGACGCAAAATGGACACAGACGACAGCACGAGAGCCTGACTTTCGACGACTTTGGTACTTTGTGGGGGGTATTGTCGGTGTTGAACAAAGACTGGGAAGCGAAGAAGCCTGGCGCCAGGCGGTACATGGGAATGTTCAACTGTGGAATCAATAGCGGGTGCAGCAGGTTGCACAAGCACATGCAAGTACTTGCAGTTCCAGATGAGGCCGAGTTTGAACTGTGGCCGGACTCGGCTTCAAAGTACGAGGAACCAAAGTGCATTCCGTTCAAGTACTACAAACATGATATTGATGGACGTTTGGATGAGCTCtccaaagaaaaagaggccTGGGAAAGGTACTTTGAGTTTACAGCTGCTGCTCAAGAAGCATTGATGAAGGCAGGTTATATCCCAAACGCGCCggatggggttgatgctACCGAGATAGTTCCACACAACATTATTCTTACGCGGGAGTGGCTCCTGGTGATCCCGAGAACCCAGGCTGGAATGAACGGAGCTGATGCTAATGCTGCAGGGTATTTGGGCATGGTCTGGGTATCGGATGAAGGCAGGATGAGGAAGTGGACAGACCAAGGCCCCGTCGAGCTGCTAACGCGTCTGGGCTTACCTAATGACATCTGA
- a CDS encoding hypothetical protein (EggNog:ENOG503PXFH): MSETNSNQQLEVYTKPEGGFFSLTSITEAYKKALSVAYPATKDIADEFSGRIPDIVNKARQRVSDLVFNVQELKWEIEQARRTIVETNDKLHALLNQEEIKDDPLEWDIEEQKKNIDGPPEKPTKRYYTPKNQEKFA, translated from the coding sequence ATGTCTGAAACCAACTCAAATCAACAGCTCGAGGTGTACACCAAGCCAGAGGGAGGCTTTTTCAGCCTCACATCCATCACCGAAGCTTACAAAAAGGCCCTCAGCGTTGCTTATCCGGCCACCAAGGACATTGCCGACGAGTTCTCCGGCAGGATCCCCGACATTGTCAACAAAGCCCGGCAGAGAGTCTCCGACCTCGTCTTCAACGTCCAAGAGCTGAAGTGGGAGATCGAACAGGCTCGTCGCACCATTGTCGAGACGAATGACAAGTTGCATGCGCTTCTCAAtcaggaggagatcaaggacgaTCCGTTGGAGTGGGACATTGAGGAGCAGAAAAAGAACATCGACGGACCACCGGAGAAACCAACCAAGAGATATTATACGCCGAAGAATCAAGAGAAGTTCGCCTGA
- a CDS encoding hypothetical protein (EggNog:ENOG503PZIE), with product MDANAQLNPQARLALERVSRLEVITKENTSRKWELEYQCNDLKDKVRRLEAQLRDSIPLSDPNNMNPAMIPATALEVSLQHKIAELGSKVKKVEQRLGAEISQNWELTYQCEDQKEEISRLRNQLRKYIQVDDTEFTFLSSPTALEKLLEERIRELEGGIRYRTGRTRSKSF from the coding sequence ATGGACGCAAACGCCCAACTCAACCCTCAGGCCCGGCTGGCACTAGAGCGAGTATCGCGGCTGGAAGTAATAACAAAGGAAAATACCTCGAGAAAGTGGGAGCTAGAGTACCAATGTAACGACCTGAAAGACAAAGTCCGCAGATTGGAGGCACAACTTCGGGATAGTATACCTCTTAGCGATCCCAACAACATGAACCCAGCCATGATACCCGCAACAGCATTGGAGGTTAGCCTGCAACACAAGATTGCAGAACTTGGAAGCAAAGTCAAGAAGGTGGAGCAGCGACTTGGCGCGGAGATATCTCAAAACTGGGAGTTGACATATCAATGCGAGGATCAAAAGGAGGAGATATCGCGGCTGCGGAATCAGTTGAGGAAGTACATCCAGGTGGATGACACTGAGTTCACCTTCTTATCATCCCCGACAGCCTTGGAAAAGCTACTGGAGGAGAGAATCCGGGAATTGGAGGGTGGGATAAGGTACCGGACAGGCCGAACCCGATCAAAGTCGTTCTGA
- a CDS encoding hypothetical protein (COG:J; EggNog:ENOG503P35W) gives MSMFFAPAFCAPEEPNFMPLFRFLDEWEQAQQQQQPERKHQQQQRPKTQQPQQPHLQQQPRQRALPQARPKRFQPAFDVREVEDAYELYADLPGVAKENITIEFPEDQTITISGKVERNYEQLFAPSQETISENPEEQPRPRSPYQATVEDDTEDEEYDAVTPVTSRPASPTTPTAIVKQPAQQQTQQTPTPAKYWLQERNFGEFSRTFQFPGRINTDEVTAALEHGILRIRVPKAKAYERRRITIL, from the coding sequence ATGTCGATGTTCTTTGCCCCCGCTTTCTGCGCTCCCGAGGAGCCCAACTTCATGCCTCTCTTCCGCTTCCTTGATGAGTGGGAAcaagcccagcaacagcaacagcctgaGCGcaagcaccagcagcaacagcgccCCAAGACGCAGCAGCCCCAGCAGCCTCAccttcagcagcagccacgaCAGAGGGCTCTTCCCCAGGCTCGGCCTAAGCGCTTCCAGCCAGCCTTTGATGTGCGGGAGGTAGAGGATGCGTATGAGCTCTACGCCGACCTTCCTGGTGTTGCAAAGGAAAACATCACCATTGAGTTCCCCGAAGACCAGACAATCACCATCTCTGGCAAAGTCGAGCGCAACTACGAGCAGCTGTTCGCGCCATCCCAAGAGACCATCTCTGAGAACCCCGAGGAgcagccaagaccaagaagcccTTACCAGGCGACTGTCGAGGACGACaccgaggatgaggagtaCGACGCCGTCACTCCTGTGACCAGCCGCCCTGCCTCCCCTACCACCCCCACTGCCATTGTCAAGCAGCCTGCCCAGCAACAAACCCAGCAGACACCAACACCTGCCAAGTACTGGCTCCAGGAGAGAAACTTTGGCGAGTTTTCCAGGACATTCCAATTCCCTGGCCGCATCAACACCGACGAGGTCACCGCCGCCCTTGAGCACGGCATTCTTAGAATCCGGgttcccaaggccaaggcttATGAGAGGAGACGGATCACCATTCTCTAA
- a CDS encoding hypothetical protein (EggNog:ENOG503P0A6; COG:S) gives MAQPKRMLIKELHTPDSSDLDLVLIHGLNGDPIETWRHQDTKQVWPQALLPDARPKTRVLSYGYNGDIYLNNSAANIRDMARSVLSNLDAGRRSDPHRPIIFVAHCLGGLIIKQALCFARAERRFHNIGDATKAVFFFGTPHSGAKKQDWKRIAESYSVLSPRRGSVAPIVNAITTSAPRLGKLCDDFVELTDRYLIVTWYETVFWPGTKKCIVDQTSARMMAGGNEEAMPVEADHVNMCRFSGGDDPTLQELLMFVQRALGKEERMVPLGQIPSGEVSGTQGRTARTTIRQPYTIFTETVRERHIMIGADLTGQVHSQQRSVTVESGASEAMTLGPVEEVEDDDSNRANHAQSPSQIEAPPVSEAEEMPWGAKLDASDSGRDLRRPNFLKRFAGRLRSKQTLIR, from the exons ATGGCCCAGCCCAAGAGAATGCTCATCAAAGAGCTCCACACACCCGACTCATCCGACCTCGA TCTTGTCCTCATTCACGGCCTCAACGGTGATCCAATCGAGACATGGCGACATCAGGACACCAAACAGGTCTGGCCCCAGGCGCTGTTGCCTGACGCTCGACCCAAGACCAGAGTGCTGTCTTATGGCTACAATGGTGATATCTACCTCAACAACTCTGCCGCCAATATTCGAGACATGGCCAGATCAGTTCTTTCCAACCTTGATGCCGGCCGGAGATCTGACCCTCATCGTCCCATCATCTTTGTCGCCCACTGTCTGGGAGGTTTGATCATCAAACAAGCATTGTGCTTTGCCCGCGCTGAGCGCCGGTTTCACAACATTGGCGATGCTACAAAGGCTGTG TTTTTCTTTGGCACCCCTCACTCCGGAGCAAAGAAACAAGACTGGAAGCGCATCGCTGAAAGTTATTCCGTCCTTTCTCCCCGCAGGGGCTCTGTGGCACCCATTGTCAATGCCATTACCACCTCTGCTCCCAGACTAGGCAAACTTTGCGACGACTTTGTTGAGCTTACAGATCGCTATCTCATTGTGACATGGTATGAAACTGTGTTTTGGCCTGGGACAAAGAAGTGTATCGTCGACCAAACCAGCGCTAGAATGATGGCAGGTGGCAACGAAGAGGCTATGCCAGTGGAGGCTGATCATGTCAATATGTGCCGCTTTTCAGGGGGAGATGATCCAACGCTGCAGGAGCTGCTAATGTTTGTTCAGAGAGCCCTtgggaaagaggagagaatGGTGCCTTTAGGACAAATACCGAGTGGCGAGGTATCCGGCACTCAGGGACGCACCGCCAGGACTACGATTCGGCAGCCCTACACCATTTTCACGGAAACAGTGAGGGAGAGACACATCATGATTGGCGCTGACCTCACTGGCCAGGTGCACAGCCAGCAGAGGAGTGTGACTGTGGAGAGTGGTGCTTCTGAGGCAATGACGCTTGGCcctgttgaggaggtcgaggatgatgactCTAATAGAGCCAATCATGCTCAATCTCCAAGTCAAATCGAGGCTCCTCCCGTCTCAGAGGCAGAGGAAATGCCTTGGGGAGCAAAACTTGATGCTTCTGACTCCGGCCGGGACTTGCGGAGGCCGAACTTCCTGAAGCGTTTTGCCGGCCGTCTGCGTTCGAAGCAGACCTTGATCAGATAG
- a CDS encoding hypothetical protein (EggNog:ENOG503PGQC), whose protein sequence is MHLPMQFLLASALLTGLGVFARGPPPPQQRMDPTSDKLEKCGCTKIANAIMKCQGIDWKNTRSDKESRDCVCISNEDRENAWYGYIHNCRACLSPGSYDINDFFDNFSRTFSQLLVSCTNAGGGVTADGSSICASNYYFEGCVSLKPNGNSWASYEVFGRNGDEAQKGNGTRALNLVNSNGDDSDSDSDDEGTSTTLTLTTSTSSVTAPTTDGQDVTTTQTEESATQDPTTSTETTPAGTTAPAGSSAMSGAVVPGFIMAVALGVGSMLI, encoded by the coding sequence ATGCATCTTCCTATGCAATTTCTCCTCGCTTCGGCTCTTCTTACCGGCCTTGGCGTTTTCGCCCGCGGCCCGCCCCCCCCTCAGCAGAGGATGGACCCGACAAGCGACAAGCTGGAAAAGTGTGGTTGCACCAAGATTGCAAACGCCATCATGAAGTGCCAGGGAATCGACTGGAAGAACACAAGGTCCGACAAAGAATCCCGCGACTGCGTGTGTATTTCCAATGAAGACCGCGAAAACGCGTGGTATGGTTACATCCACAACTGCCGTGCTTGCCTCAGCCCAGGCAGCTACGACATCAACGATTTTTTCGACAACTTCTCACGCACATTCTCGCAACTGTTGGTTTCCTGTACCAATGCTGGCGGAGGTGTCACTGCAGATGGGAGCAGCATTTGCGCTAGCAATTACTACTTTGAAGGCTGTGTTTCACTTAAACCTAACGGCAACAGCTGGGCCAGTTATGAGGTTTTTGGTCGGAATGGCGATGAGGCTCAGAAAGGGAACGGAACGAGGGCCCTCAATTTGGTGAACTCCAATGGAGATgactcggactcggactcggacgACGAAGGAACCAGCACGACCCTCACCCTGACTACTTCTACCAGCTCGGTCACTGCCCCGACTACGGATGGCCAGGATGTCACGACCACCCAAACTGAAGAGTCTGCAACTCAGGATCCCACAACCAGTACCGAGACTACTCCTGCTGGTACTACCGCCCCTGCTGGGTCTTCTGCTATGAGCGGCGCTGTCGTCCCTGGGTTTATTATGGCTGTTGCTTTGGGAGTGGGATCCATGTTGATTTAG
- a CDS encoding hypothetical protein (COG:S; EggNog:ENOG503P80C): MAGDSQQSGSIHLLHAPKEGLIELDIIAVHGLNGHYLHTWTHTDAPAKPVHRWSRLLRKGAAKIDTDTVWLRDLLPEKLPNARIMTFEYDSSIFGNRSTFGIEENAAKLLEELWNVREDEAEGRSIVFIGHSLGGIVIKQAISTANQNRRRLSQPWYADIADCTRGIVFFGTPHRGADKTKWLGLVSRIVQTATNQPKSRFINVLETHSAHLLEFSEDFKPYVNQYAIASFYEEQPHRLLGSLVVEKMSAVLWLAHEEAVMMGGDHSSMCKFGKNDKRFDLAWRAIRRASKGRPDNNSAVVM; the protein is encoded by the exons ATGGCCGGCGACTCCCAACAATCTGGATCTATACACCTTCTACATGCCCCCAAAGAGGGCCTCATCGAGCTTGA CATCATCGCTGTACATGGCCTCAACGGACATTACCTTCACACCTGGACTCACACGGATGCTCCGGCCAAGCCGGTTCACCGTTGGAGTAGGTTACTACGGAAGGGTGCTGCCAAAATCGACACAGACACAGTATGGCTGCGTGACCTTTTGCCCGAAAAGTTGCCAAACGCTCGCATCATGACCTTTGAGTATGATTCATCCATATTTGGCAACAGGTCAACATTCGGGATAGAAGAGAATGCCGCAAAACTTTTGGAAGAGTTGTGGAATGTGCGGGAAGAC GAAGCAGAAGGCCGCTCAATTGTCTTTATTGGGCATAGTCTTGGTGGTATTGTCATTAAACAGGCCATATCTACAGCTAATCAGAACCGACGGCGACTCTCACAACCCTGGTACGCTGACATAGCGGACTGCACTAGAGGCATA GTCTTTTTTGGAACCCCTCACCGAGGTGCTGACAAAACAAAGTGGCTCGGTCTTGTCTCACGCATTGTGCAAACAGCCACCAACCAGCCCAAGTCGAGATTCATCAATGTGCTCGAAACCCATTCAGCACATCTACTAGAGTTCTCCGAGGACTTCAAGCCTTATGTCAATCAGTACGCCATTGCCAGCTTTTACGAAGAGCAACCGCATCGTCTCTTGGGCagcctggtggtggagaaaaTGTCGGCCGTCTTGTGGCTAGCACATGAGGAGGCGGTCATGATGGGAGGTGATCATTCGAGCATGTGCAAATTTGGGAAGAACGACAAGAGGTTTGATCTTGCCTGGCGGGCAATTCGACGAGCGTCAAAGGGGAGGCCGGATAACAATAGTGCAGTCGtgatgtga